In candidate division KSB1 bacterium, one DNA window encodes the following:
- the hrcA gene encoding heat-inducible transcriptional repressor HrcA: MTELTPREEQVFRYVVRSFIQNARPVGSRYVAKQCGMDVSAATIRNVMADLEEKGLITHPHTSAGRVPTDRGYRYYVDTLMQVDDLTPQEREDILRKLSTPSADVEQILESSSRVLGHISKLLGVVLAPRFYQGIFDRLDLVEIADKRILVIIRVKSGLVKTILMEISSNLSRERLEETARVLNERLHGLSLLEIKRSIDKRMSDISSGSPELVRLIVGSAESVFDVEGGAHFYVSGTGNILSQPEFINHEQMSKILQLLDQKHVLIQVLNEQGKKEGVSIIIGEENREELMRTCSLITATYNLGDVTGTLGVIGPTRMQYAKVIALVDYMAQVLRELIRERQVI; this comes from the coding sequence ATGACTGAATTGACACCGCGAGAAGAACAGGTGTTTCGCTACGTGGTGCGGAGCTTCATCCAGAACGCCAGGCCCGTGGGGTCCCGCTATGTGGCCAAGCAGTGCGGCATGGATGTGAGCGCGGCCACTATTCGCAACGTCATGGCGGACCTCGAGGAGAAGGGCCTGATCACTCATCCGCACACGTCGGCCGGGCGCGTGCCCACGGATAGGGGCTATCGCTACTACGTCGATACCCTGATGCAAGTGGATGACCTCACGCCTCAGGAGCGGGAGGACATTCTGAGGAAGCTGTCCACACCCTCGGCGGACGTGGAGCAGATTCTGGAGAGCTCTTCGCGCGTTCTCGGCCACATTTCCAAATTGTTGGGCGTGGTGCTGGCCCCCCGCTTTTACCAGGGGATTTTTGACCGGCTCGACCTAGTGGAGATTGCAGACAAGCGCATCCTGGTCATAATCCGGGTCAAGTCCGGGTTAGTCAAGACCATCCTCATGGAGATCAGCAGTAACCTCTCCAGGGAGCGGCTCGAGGAGACGGCGCGTGTCCTGAACGAGCGCCTCCATGGGCTGAGTCTGCTAGAGATCAAGCGGTCCATTGACAAGCGGATGAGCGATATCTCGTCAGGCTCCCCGGAGTTAGTGCGTCTGATAGTAGGCTCGGCCGAGTCGGTCTTTGATGTGGAAGGAGGGGCTCACTTCTATGTGAGCGGCACGGGCAACATCCTTTCTCAGCCCGAGTTTATCAATCATGAGCAGATGAGCAAGATTTTGCAGCTGCTTGACCAGAAGCATGTGCTCATCCAGGTGCTAAACGAGCAGGGCAAGAAAGAAGGTGTGTCGATTATCATCGGGGAGGAAAACCGCGAAGAGCTCATGCGCACCTGCAGCCTGATTACGGCCACCTACAACCTCGGGGACGTGACCGGGACGTTGGGCGTCATTGGCCCGACGCGGATGCAGTATGCCAAGGTGATCGCATTGGTGGACTATATGGCGCAGGTCTTGCGCGAGCTAATTCGCGA
- a CDS encoding ABC transporter permease: protein MRGLLYSIREGIEGFRRAPLSSLLSVSTVALALTLLGVFMAVSLNLSRLAAQIQRRMTFEVFLDETLSPSATAALEQQIKAIPGVGLVEYVSKEAAVKAIQDEFGPEVLEMLGENPLPASFRVALAPQGRGTALAEAVAAQLRGLKGVSEVVYRAELFQLLDRYLKLAMTIDVVVGVGLACGAILVIFNTIRLIIHAKEQNIEIMKLVGATPSFIRRPFLVEGILQGGAGGALAALAVWLLARVVALEAPRLIVLPHVFYLALWCAGMALGWLGSLVAVRRLVKY, encoded by the coding sequence GTGAGGGGGCTCCTCTACAGCATTCGTGAGGGGATCGAAGGGTTTCGGCGCGCCCCGCTATCCAGTCTCCTTTCGGTGTCGACGGTGGCCCTGGCACTGACACTGTTGGGAGTTTTCATGGCCGTCAGCCTCAATCTGAGTCGTTTGGCGGCCCAGATCCAGCGGCGTATGACCTTCGAGGTTTTTTTGGATGAGACGCTCTCCCCCTCGGCCACTGCAGCCCTGGAGCAGCAGATCAAGGCTATCCCTGGTGTTGGTCTGGTGGAGTACGTGTCCAAAGAGGCAGCTGTCAAGGCTATCCAGGACGAATTCGGCCCTGAAGTGTTGGAGATGCTGGGCGAAAACCCGCTTCCAGCCTCATTCCGAGTTGCACTGGCCCCGCAGGGTCGGGGCACCGCGTTGGCAGAGGCGGTGGCTGCGCAGCTGCGAGGGCTGAAGGGGGTGAGCGAAGTGGTCTATCGCGCCGAGCTATTCCAGCTCCTGGACCGCTACCTTAAGCTGGCAATGACCATCGACGTGGTAGTGGGTGTGGGGTTGGCATGTGGCGCGATCCTTGTTATTTTCAACACCATCAGGCTGATTATCCACGCAAAAGAGCAAAACATTGAGATCATGAAACTGGTGGGGGCGACGCCAAGTTTTATCCGTAGGCCCTTCTTGGTGGAAGGAATCCTGCAGGGTGGGGCAGGCGGCGCCCTGGCTGCGCTCGCAGTCTGGCTGCTGGCTCGAGTGGTCGCACTGGAGGCCCCGCGCCTTATAGTTCTGCCGCACGTCTTCTACCTTGCTCTGTGGTGTGCAGGGATGGCCTTAGGGTGGTTGGGGAGCTTGGTGGCGGTGCGACGACTGGTGAAGTATTGA
- the ftsE gene encoding cell division ATP-binding protein FtsE, translating into MIHLRNVRMVYPEGGGVECVNLDVHNGEFVFLVGPSGAGKSTVLKLIYMEERPQEGVVMVDKFDSLHMRRRDLPYLRRLLGIVFQDFRLLPDRNVFDNVAFALRVTGAGRKEIKRRVLRALAEVGLSHKRNRMPHELSGGEQQRVAIARALVNEPLAILADEPTGNLDPDTAQEVLWLLEKINLKGTAVLMATHNYALVERAGKRVVRIEGGRTL; encoded by the coding sequence ATGATCCATCTGCGAAACGTGCGTATGGTTTATCCGGAGGGGGGAGGCGTAGAGTGCGTGAACCTGGACGTGCACAATGGGGAGTTTGTCTTCTTGGTGGGGCCTAGTGGCGCCGGCAAGAGCACGGTGTTGAAGCTCATTTACATGGAGGAGCGACCGCAAGAGGGGGTGGTGATGGTGGACAAGTTCGATTCTCTGCATATGCGGCGCCGGGACCTCCCTTATCTGCGGCGCTTGCTCGGCATTGTGTTTCAGGATTTTCGCCTCCTGCCGGATCGCAATGTCTTTGACAACGTTGCCTTTGCCCTCCGAGTCACAGGGGCAGGGAGAAAAGAAATCAAGCGCCGCGTGCTGCGTGCGCTGGCCGAGGTGGGGTTGAGCCACAAACGCAACCGCATGCCTCACGAGCTTTCCGGGGGTGAGCAGCAGCGCGTGGCGATCGCCCGCGCCCTGGTCAACGAGCCCCTGGCCATCCTCGCCGATGAGCCAACCGGCAATCTGGACCCAGACACCGCGCAAGAAGTGCTCTGGCTTCTGGAGAAGATCAATCTGAAGGGCACGGCGGTGCTCATGGCCACCCACAACTACGCCTTGGTGGAGAGAGCAGGCAAGCGCGTTGTGCGTATCGAAGGAGGGAGGACATTGTGA
- a CDS encoding class I SAM-dependent methyltransferase — MQLPWSVPRRETVPYARLAEIYDYVMRHVDYHLWAEHIDLLLTRARIPRGPLLEMAAGSGSLSWHLRRLGWAPVLCDLSPQMLRQAAAKFRQRGVSVPMWVADMCHIATLRRFPAAVCVYDSMNYLLCPEDWALMLQGTADCLEESGVLVFDVCTALNSRRNFRHYRERESGPGFTYTRKSRYVDAIQLQINQFDIELASAPGVVFRETHRQRIYSLREVEAMVEASPFFVEASHCDFSLKPGSEQCERVHFVLRRRGSA; from the coding sequence TTGCAGCTGCCCTGGTCGGTGCCAAGGCGTGAGACAGTGCCATACGCGCGCCTGGCCGAAATATACGACTACGTGATGCGTCACGTGGACTATCACCTATGGGCCGAGCACATCGATCTGCTCCTCACCCGAGCCCGTATTCCCCGCGGTCCCCTGCTGGAGATGGCGGCAGGGAGTGGTTCCTTGAGTTGGCACTTGCGGCGGTTGGGTTGGGCGCCAGTGCTTTGCGATCTGAGCCCTCAGATGTTGCGTCAGGCTGCGGCCAAGTTTCGCCAACGTGGCGTATCGGTGCCCATGTGGGTCGCCGACATGTGCCACATTGCGACGCTCCGGCGCTTCCCCGCGGCAGTGTGCGTGTACGACAGCATGAACTACCTTCTCTGCCCCGAAGACTGGGCACTCATGTTGCAGGGCACCGCCGACTGCCTGGAGGAATCCGGCGTGCTGGTGTTTGATGTATGCACCGCGCTCAACTCGCGGCGCAACTTTCGCCACTACCGTGAGCGGGAGAGTGGCCCCGGCTTTACTTACACGCGAAAAAGCCGTTACGTGGATGCTATTCAATTGCAGATCAACCAGTTCGACATCGAACTTGCCAGCGCCCCTGGTGTGGTGTTCAGGGAGACTCATAGGCAGCGCATCTACTCGCTGCGGGAAGTGGAGGCCATGGTGGAGGCGAGCCCTTTCTTTGTGGAGGCGAGCCACTGCGACTTTTCTCTCAAACCGGGCAGTGAGCAGTGCGAACGAGTGCACTTTGTGCTGCGCCGGCGCGGGTCTGCCTAG
- a CDS encoding 4-hydroxythreonine-4-phosphate dehydrogenase PdxA has translation MAAEKNRPRIVVAVGDPRGGNGLAALQVAADRDVARVCRVLLAGDFGALTAAARQAGIRVQLRRIALDEPGEDVPGSVEVIDRLKHPLLPRAAGKASRAGERIVEDLDAALQMLLYRWADGVVVAPVDMDAVRAAGFSYTHLASLLAEWLRLDSAVALSPVPGCTYLSVAEPVPGALLLIGVEERPSERGLRGVMKEAVEVAAALVGAKA, from the coding sequence GTGGCAGCTGAGAAGAATCGCCCCCGAATAGTGGTGGCAGTTGGTGACCCGCGTGGTGGCAATGGACTAGCCGCCTTGCAGGTGGCTGCAGACCGCGACGTCGCAAGGGTGTGCCGCGTGCTCCTTGCAGGCGATTTTGGTGCGCTCACGGCGGCGGCGCGACAGGCGGGCATACGGGTTCAGCTTCGGCGCATAGCGCTGGACGAACCCGGAGAGGATGTGCCTGGTTCGGTGGAGGTGATCGATCGTCTGAAGCACCCCCTCTTGCCGCGGGCCGCTGGCAAGGCTAGTCGAGCTGGAGAGCGTATTGTGGAGGACCTCGACGCCGCGCTGCAAATGTTGCTCTATCGATGGGCCGACGGAGTGGTGGTAGCGCCTGTGGATATGGACGCCGTTCGCGCCGCAGGGTTTAGCTACACACACCTTGCCTCTCTCCTCGCCGAATGGCTGCGGCTGGATTCGGCAGTGGCCCTCTCACCTGTGCCGGGATGTACCTACCTGAGCGTTGCGGAGCCCGTCCCAGGCGCTTTGCTGCTGATCGGAGTGGAGGAACGGCCCAGCGAAAGGGGGCTACGCGGGGTAATGAAGGAGGCTGTAGAGGTTGCAGCTGCCCTGGTCGGTGCCAAGGCGTGA
- the thiL gene encoding thiamine-phosphate kinase produces the protein MRISEIGEFGLIARLKAICGEPRADVVVGIDDDAAAFRAPEGELEVVTTDALVEGVHFLWDYFSPYQLGWRSMAANLSDMAAMAAEPQFAVVSVALPPSMSVEAVEDMYRGMVDLAGRYGVGIVGGDTTTSPRGMFLSITVIGKAPANRLVRRAGARVGDALFVTGYLGQSHAGLMVLSTPTRFAKQEFPSVVQRHLQPMPRVEEAIFLREHVNLSSMIDVSDGLASEVRHLSRLGGVGAVIVEEAIPVSPEARRVAAAMGHDARDYALGGGEDFELLFTARKEEVERILPRFEERFGLALTAVGEILPAHQGVKLYLADGHLQALPVAGWNHFAGKRHCRRGRDSGS, from the coding sequence GTGCGCATCAGCGAAATAGGCGAATTTGGCCTCATTGCGCGCCTCAAGGCCATTTGCGGTGAGCCCCGCGCCGACGTGGTGGTGGGCATCGACGACGATGCGGCTGCTTTCCGCGCCCCTGAGGGGGAGTTGGAGGTGGTCACCACTGATGCGCTGGTGGAGGGCGTGCATTTTCTCTGGGACTACTTCTCGCCATACCAGCTCGGCTGGCGGAGCATGGCCGCAAATCTCAGCGACATGGCCGCCATGGCTGCCGAGCCACAATTTGCCGTCGTCTCCGTCGCGTTGCCACCATCGATGAGCGTCGAGGCCGTAGAGGATATGTATCGGGGGATGGTCGACCTCGCAGGGCGTTATGGGGTGGGAATCGTCGGGGGCGACACCACCACTTCGCCCCGCGGGATGTTCTTAAGCATCACCGTGATTGGGAAGGCGCCGGCGAACAGGCTGGTCAGGCGGGCGGGCGCGCGCGTGGGGGATGCGCTCTTTGTGACCGGCTACCTTGGCCAGTCACACGCGGGACTGATGGTGCTTTCCACCCCTACACGTTTTGCGAAGCAGGAGTTCCCCTCAGTGGTGCAAAGGCACCTCCAGCCGATGCCGCGAGTGGAGGAAGCAATCTTCCTGCGCGAGCACGTGAACCTGAGCAGCATGATCGATGTCAGCGACGGATTGGCGTCGGAGGTGCGGCACCTTTCTCGTCTCGGTGGCGTGGGGGCCGTGATAGTGGAGGAAGCAATCCCCGTGTCCCCCGAGGCACGCAGGGTAGCGGCGGCAATGGGACATGACGCACGCGACTATGCGCTGGGTGGAGGAGAGGACTTTGAGCTCCTTTTCACCGCGCGGAAGGAAGAAGTTGAACGGATACTCCCAAGGTTTGAGGAACGATTCGGGCTTGCTCTGACCGCGGTAGGAGAAATCCTGCCGGCGCATCAGGGCGTCAAGTTATACCTTGCGGACGGCCACCTCCAGGCTCTCCCGGTGGCGGGGTGGAACCACTTTGCCGGAAAGAGGCACTGTAGGAGGGGGCGCGACAGTGGCAGCTGA
- a CDS encoding secondary thiamine-phosphate synthase enzyme YjbQ, with protein sequence MHRFSLRTSTRCELVNIDAQVQGAVTASGVRDGICVVFVPHTTAGVTINENADPDVRRDIVAELDKVIPLADNYHHLEGNAAAHIKATLVGSSVTVMVQGGRLALGTWQSLFFCEFDGPRTRQVWVRILAG encoded by the coding sequence ATGCACCGGTTCTCTTTGCGCACGAGCACGCGCTGCGAGCTCGTGAACATTGACGCTCAGGTTCAGGGGGCGGTGACGGCAAGTGGGGTGCGCGACGGTATTTGCGTGGTGTTTGTGCCGCACACCACGGCAGGGGTCACCATCAATGAGAACGCGGACCCTGATGTGCGCCGCGATATTGTGGCGGAGCTGGACAAAGTAATCCCGCTGGCGGACAATTACCATCACTTGGAGGGCAACGCCGCGGCGCACATCAAGGCGACCTTGGTGGGCTCATCGGTTACCGTCATGGTGCAGGGAGGGCGCCTGGCTCTGGGCACCTGGCAGTCGCTTTTTTTCTGCGAGTTTGATGGCCCGCGGACCAGGCAGGTGTGGGTGAGAATCCTAGCAGGTTGA
- a CDS encoding asparagine synthetase B, translating to MDLTQTDHLKAYGVAYWTLEQGIDVEWLLNYRGGSFLMAEEPLIERELRVRGVSFVHLDAAAVSAVYSTIEQENMEVVLLEKAPAIAIYAPPKETMWDDAVMLALEYAEVPFTVVWDAEILRGDLEKYDWLHLHHEDFTGQFGKFYANYRNAPWYQEEVALNREMAQKLGFAKVSELKRAVALAIKDYMLRGGFVFAMCSATDTYDIALAAQYTDIVDAVFDGDPPAQDCQERLDYTQCVAFEGFRVEPNPLIYEYSDIDIPPSYAPLLRSAESDYFTLFDFSAKYDPVPCMLTQNHVSIVKGFMGQTTGFKRSLVKKSVTILAEAEGTEQVKYIHGNVGRGTFTFLGGHDPEDYQHLVGDPPTQLALHKNSPGYRLILNNILFPAAKQRKRKT from the coding sequence ATGGACCTCACGCAGACTGACCACCTCAAGGCGTACGGCGTGGCCTACTGGACGCTCGAACAGGGAATCGACGTGGAGTGGCTGCTCAACTACAGGGGCGGTTCGTTCCTCATGGCAGAAGAGCCCCTCATCGAACGAGAGCTGCGGGTACGGGGGGTCAGCTTCGTGCATCTGGACGCGGCTGCAGTGAGCGCAGTCTATAGCACCATCGAGCAGGAGAACATGGAGGTGGTGCTGCTGGAAAAGGCCCCTGCCATTGCCATTTACGCTCCTCCCAAAGAGACGATGTGGGACGACGCGGTGATGCTGGCCCTGGAATACGCCGAGGTGCCTTTCACGGTAGTCTGGGACGCCGAGATCTTGCGCGGGGATTTGGAGAAGTATGACTGGCTGCACTTGCACCACGAAGACTTCACCGGCCAGTTCGGAAAGTTCTATGCCAATTATCGCAATGCACCCTGGTATCAGGAAGAGGTGGCGCTCAACCGCGAGATGGCGCAGAAGCTGGGTTTTGCCAAAGTCTCCGAGCTGAAGCGGGCAGTGGCTCTGGCCATAAAGGACTACATGCTGCGCGGGGGGTTCGTGTTCGCCATGTGCTCGGCCACGGACACATATGACATTGCCTTAGCCGCCCAATACACGGACATCGTCGACGCCGTGTTTGACGGGGATCCGCCCGCGCAGGATTGTCAAGAGCGCCTCGATTACACGCAGTGCGTGGCGTTTGAGGGGTTTCGCGTGGAACCCAATCCTCTCATCTACGAGTACTCAGATATCGACATTCCGCCCAGCTATGCCCCGCTGTTGCGCAGCGCGGAGAGTGACTACTTCACCCTGTTTGACTTTTCCGCCAAGTATGACCCCGTTCCTTGCATGCTCACGCAAAACCACGTCTCCATCGTCAAGGGCTTCATGGGGCAGACCACGGGCTTCAAGAGGAGCCTGGTCAAGAAGTCGGTGACCATCCTGGCCGAGGCCGAAGGGACGGAGCAGGTGAAATACATCCACGGCAACGTGGGCCGGGGCACCTTTACGTTTCTTGGGGGGCACGATCCGGAGGACTACCAGCATCTGGTGGGCGACCCTCCCACACAATTGGCTCTCCACAAGAATTCACCTGGCTACAGGCTGATTCTCAATAACATTCTGTTTCCTGCAGCAAAGCAACGGAAGAGGAAGACCTGA
- a CDS encoding tetratricopeptide repeat protein — translation MSVRGACTLGLLAVCALTCAASQLPDSLRLAYDYEAIGQFERAAQVFASMYARSPQHIVLYQGLRRNLIRIGKLDELEAVIKRRMTTGDLQAQVDWADLLYRKGQEREAFAQWHRLLQTNPRNLNVYEMVATSLRENGLLEEAVAVYQQARKEMGRPTLFALQLADLYAARLNFREATRENLLFLQDNPQQWSVVQARVGSYLSPESAGEIAGAIERELTTSPYKLALRRILGSLYVASRQWTLAFQNYAEIDRLVAEAERNRGTLGGELFGFAETARQEGAYEAAEQGYSLILTRYPGTPLALRAEFQRAILLKEQGRYHEAIGGFLSLAERFRRSREGCAALLEVGAIYLNVFHDPKGCVQTVNRVLSECGSGSDQARALLLMGDAKVAAGDLAGADEAYRHAQARGDASTEAALFKIGELSFLSGKLDSAVAVLGRLCSSPRGSGDAPGKMVNDALELLLLINEHGDHPDELAVLAQATLLQRQWQTHRALEVLKELVNRQPPPAIADQALLQMASVYVAEGRYQEAAQVYQRLYESFPESRLRELALKRKGELLESHLADAQSAAKVYEELLVKFPSSVYLEEVRKRLRALDAQRRATRDK, via the coding sequence ATGAGTGTTCGCGGCGCATGCACACTAGGATTGCTCGCCGTCTGCGCCTTGACCTGCGCTGCGTCGCAGCTACCAGATAGCCTGCGCCTGGCCTATGACTATGAGGCCATTGGACAGTTCGAGCGGGCGGCGCAAGTGTTTGCCTCGATGTACGCCAGGTCTCCCCAGCACATTGTGCTGTATCAAGGGCTGCGCCGAAACCTGATCCGCATTGGGAAGCTGGATGAATTGGAGGCGGTGATCAAGCGCCGCATGACCACCGGGGACCTCCAGGCGCAGGTGGATTGGGCTGACCTCCTCTATCGCAAGGGGCAGGAGCGAGAGGCATTCGCTCAGTGGCATCGCCTTCTACAGACGAACCCTCGCAACCTGAACGTTTACGAAATGGTGGCCACAAGCCTCAGGGAGAACGGGTTGCTGGAGGAGGCGGTTGCTGTGTACCAGCAGGCGCGGAAGGAAATGGGCAGACCCACCCTCTTTGCCCTGCAACTTGCCGACCTTTATGCAGCCCGCCTTAACTTCCGGGAGGCGACCAGGGAGAACCTTCTTTTCCTGCAGGATAACCCCCAGCAGTGGAGTGTGGTGCAGGCACGGGTGGGCTCGTACCTAAGCCCTGAATCCGCCGGTGAGATTGCTGGGGCGATTGAGCGGGAGCTGACCACCTCTCCTTACAAACTTGCGCTGCGGCGCATTCTGGGCTCTCTGTACGTGGCAAGCAGACAATGGACCCTGGCGTTCCAGAACTATGCGGAAATCGACCGGTTGGTAGCGGAGGCAGAACGTAACCGTGGCACGCTGGGTGGCGAGCTGTTTGGCTTTGCCGAAACGGCTCGCCAGGAAGGGGCGTATGAGGCGGCCGAGCAGGGCTATTCTCTTATCCTTACCCGGTATCCGGGCACCCCTTTGGCGCTTCGGGCCGAGTTCCAGCGTGCGATATTGCTCAAAGAGCAGGGGCGGTATCACGAGGCAATTGGTGGCTTCTTGTCCCTGGCAGAGCGTTTTCGACGTTCACGGGAGGGGTGTGCAGCGCTTCTGGAGGTGGGGGCCATCTACCTCAATGTGTTCCACGATCCCAAGGGGTGCGTGCAGACGGTCAACCGGGTGCTCAGCGAGTGTGGTTCGGGCAGCGATCAGGCCCGTGCATTGCTCCTTATGGGCGATGCGAAAGTGGCTGCGGGCGATCTGGCTGGCGCCGATGAGGCCTACCGCCATGCTCAGGCGCGAGGCGACGCGTCTACCGAAGCAGCGCTGTTCAAAATAGGCGAGCTTTCCTTCCTCAGCGGTAAGCTGGACAGCGCAGTTGCGGTCTTAGGCAGGCTCTGTTCATCGCCGAGGGGTTCGGGCGATGCCCCTGGCAAGATGGTGAACGATGCCTTGGAGCTTCTCCTCCTGATCAACGAGCATGGGGACCACCCTGATGAACTGGCCGTTTTGGCTCAGGCAACTCTGCTCCAGCGCCAGTGGCAGACCCACCGCGCGTTGGAGGTGCTGAAGGAGCTTGTGAACCGGCAACCCCCGCCCGCCATTGCGGATCAGGCGCTACTGCAGATGGCCAGCGTCTATGTCGCGGAGGGCCGCTACCAGGAGGCAGCTCAGGTATATCAGCGACTGTACGAGAGCTTTCCGGAAAGTCGACTGCGCGAGCTTGCTTTGAAACGGAAGGGGGAACTTCTCGAATCTCATTTGGCCGACGCGCAGTCCGCAGCCAAGGTCTATGAGGAGCTGCTGGTGAAATTTCCCTCTAGCGTCTATTTGGAAGAGGTGCGAAAACGACTTCGTGCGCTGGACGCTCAGCGCAGGGCAACAAGGGATAAATGA
- a CDS encoding DUF4159 domain-containing protein, which translates to MAQGEVFTVARLRYAGGGDWYNDPSAIPNLLKFIGEQTPVAVAKDQVVVSIMDEKLFSYPVLFLTGHGRISFSPQEVERLRTYLTHGGFLYADDDYGMDSYFRAEMAKVFPDKRFVELPFSHEIYHIHFDFPQGLPKIHEHDSKPPQGFALFHEGRMVVFYTYETNISDGWVDPEVHGDPPEKRLEALQMGTNIMIYALTH; encoded by the coding sequence ATGGCCCAAGGCGAGGTGTTCACCGTGGCCCGCCTGCGCTACGCCGGTGGGGGGGACTGGTATAACGATCCCTCTGCTATTCCGAACCTCCTCAAGTTTATCGGGGAACAAACCCCCGTGGCCGTGGCCAAGGACCAGGTGGTGGTCAGCATCATGGACGAGAAGCTTTTCTCGTACCCGGTGCTTTTTCTCACTGGCCATGGCCGGATTTCTTTCTCCCCGCAAGAGGTGGAGCGCCTGCGGACCTATCTTACGCACGGGGGATTTCTTTATGCGGATGACGACTATGGCATGGACAGCTACTTCCGCGCAGAGATGGCCAAGGTCTTCCCAGACAAGCGCTTTGTGGAGCTGCCGTTTAGCCATGAGATCTACCACATTCACTTTGACTTTCCCCAGGGGCTGCCTAAGATTCACGAGCACGATAGCAAGCCGCCGCAAGGGTTTGCTCTGTTCCACGAAGGGCGGATGGTAGTCTTCTATACGTATGAAACCAACATCTCCGACGGCTGGGTCGACCCAGAGGTGCACGGGGACCCTCCCGAGAAGCGGCTTGAGGCCCTGCAAATGGGCACCAACATCATGATCTACGCGTTAACGCACTGA